In Brachypodium distachyon strain Bd21 chromosome 2, Brachypodium_distachyon_v3.0, whole genome shotgun sequence, one genomic interval encodes:
- the LOC100823050 gene encoding probable serine/threonine-protein kinase At1g01540 isoform X1 produces the protein MSAHARAMSHPPPPPPLLTNELSRRTAVLGLRLWVLVGIAIGAAFLLLLLALVTVHLAAAARRRRPGKKKMAAPALSSPSPATTIPPVSKEIQEVAVHVGSLRHYLEMGTAFLKDNNKESAQQDGGDSLCGSVAHGSQRVHIEAGKGRRMVAHADGPGPVVVGPPASDAAPPSAHEVSQLGWGHWYTLRELDEATAGFAPERVVGEGGYGIVYQGVFADGHQVAVKNLLNDTRGQAEREFTVEVEAIGRVRHKNLVRLLGYCNEGAHRILVYEYVDNGNLEQWLHGDVGPLSPLSWDTRMNIVLGTAKGITYLHDGLEPKVVHRDIKSSNILLDKRWNPKVSDFGLAKLLGSDSNYVTTRVMGTFGYVAPEYASTGMLNERSDVYSFGVLIMEIISGRSPVDYARPPGEVNLVEWLKKMVSNRDYEAVLDPKLPEKPSSKALKKALLVALRCVDPDSQKRPKMGHAIHMLEVDDFPYRDDRRTLRPCQGSPLEKARVPRKPLTESGHSSCYEGNSSTAATTPSRFRES, from the exons ATGAGCGCGCACGCACGCGCAATGTCgcatccgccgcctccgccgccgctgctgacgAACGAGCTGTCGCGCAGGACGGCGGTGCTGGGGCTGCGGCTCTGGGTGCTGGTCGGCAtcgccatcggcgccgccttcctgctcctgctcctcgcgctcgTCACCGTCCAcctcgcggccgcggcgcgccggcgccgtcccggcaagaagaagatggccgcCCCCGCGCTGtcttcgccgtcgcccgccACGACGATCCCGCCGGTGTCCAAGGAGATCCAGGAGGTGGCCGTCCACGTGGGCTCCCTCCGCCACTACCTCGAGATGGGAACCGCGTTCCTCAAGGACAACAACAAGGAGAGCGCACAGCAAGATGGTGGCGATTCACTGTGCGGCAGCGTCGCCCACGGCTCGCAGCGCGTGCACATCGAGGCCGGCAAGGGCCGCCGCATGGTCGCGCACGCCGACGGCCCAGGTCCCGTCGTTGTCGGCCCGCCGGCTTCCgacgcggcgccgccgtcggcccACGAGGTGTCGCAGCTCGGGTGGGGCCACTGGTACACGCTCCGGGAGCTGGACGAGGCCACGGCCGGGTTCGCCCCGGAGCGCGTCGTCGGCGAGGGCGGCTACGGCATCGTCTACCAGGGCGTCTTCGCCGACGGACACCAGGTCGCCGTCAAGAATCTCCTCAACGACAC CAGGGGGCAGGCCGAGAGGGAGTTCACGGTGGAAGTGGAGGCCATCGGCCGCGTCCGCCACAAGAACCTCGTCCGGTTGCTCGGCTACTGCAACGAGGGAGCGCACCG GATACTTGTGTACGAGTATGTCGACAATGGCAACCTGGAGCAGTGGCTCCACGGCGACGTCGGGCCTCTCAGCCCGCTTTCTTGGGACACCCGGATGAACATCGTGCTTGGGACAGCCAAAGG GATCACATACTTGCACGACGGGCTGGAGCCCAAGGTGGTGCACAGGGACATCAAGTCCAGCAACATACTGCTCGACAAGCGGTGGAACCCCAAGGTCTCCGATTTCGGCCTCGCCAAGCTCCTCGGCTCCGACAGCAACTACGTCACCACCAGGGTCATGGGAACGTTTGG TTACGTGGCGCCCGAATACGCGAGCACCGGCATGCTGAACGAGAGGagcgacgtgtacagcttcggaGTCCTCATAATGGAGATCATCTCAGGCCGAAGCCCGGTCGACTACGCGAGACCTCCCGGGGAG GTTAATCTTGTGGAGTGGCTCAAGAAGATGGTGAGCAACAGGGACTACGAAGCTGTTTTGGATCCCAAATTGCCGGAGAAGCCTTCCTCCAAGGCTCTGAAGAAGGCACTCTTGGTTGCGCTGAGATGCGTGGATCCGGACTCGCAGAAACGACCCAAGATGGGGCATGCCATCCATATGCTCGAAGTCGACGACTTCCCTTACCGAGAT GATCGTCGGACTCTGCGGCCGTGCCAAGGCAGTCCCCTGGAGAAAGCGAGAGTCCCCAGGAAGCCATTGACAGAATCAGGCCACAGCAGTTGCTACGAGGGCAACAGCAGCACCGCTGCCACCACGCCGTCGAGGTTCCGGGAGAGCTAA
- the LOC100823050 gene encoding probable serine/threonine-protein kinase At1g01540 isoform X2, with translation MSAHARAMSHPPPPPPLLTNELSRRTAVLGLRLWVLVGIAIGAAFLLLLLALVTVHLAAAARRRRPGKKKMAAPALSSPSPATTIPPVSKEIQEVAVHVGSLRHYLEMGTAFLKDNNKESAQQDGGDSLCGSVAHGSQRVHIEAGKGRRMVAHADGPGPVVVGPPASDAAPPSAHEVSQLGWGHWYTLRELDEATAGFAPERVVGEGGYGIVYQGVFADGHQVAVKNLLNDTGQAEREFTVEVEAIGRVRHKNLVRLLGYCNEGAHRILVYEYVDNGNLEQWLHGDVGPLSPLSWDTRMNIVLGTAKGITYLHDGLEPKVVHRDIKSSNILLDKRWNPKVSDFGLAKLLGSDSNYVTTRVMGTFGYVAPEYASTGMLNERSDVYSFGVLIMEIISGRSPVDYARPPGEVNLVEWLKKMVSNRDYEAVLDPKLPEKPSSKALKKALLVALRCVDPDSQKRPKMGHAIHMLEVDDFPYRDDRRTLRPCQGSPLEKARVPRKPLTESGHSSCYEGNSSTAATTPSRFRES, from the exons ATGAGCGCGCACGCACGCGCAATGTCgcatccgccgcctccgccgccgctgctgacgAACGAGCTGTCGCGCAGGACGGCGGTGCTGGGGCTGCGGCTCTGGGTGCTGGTCGGCAtcgccatcggcgccgccttcctgctcctgctcctcgcgctcgTCACCGTCCAcctcgcggccgcggcgcgccggcgccgtcccggcaagaagaagatggccgcCCCCGCGCTGtcttcgccgtcgcccgccACGACGATCCCGCCGGTGTCCAAGGAGATCCAGGAGGTGGCCGTCCACGTGGGCTCCCTCCGCCACTACCTCGAGATGGGAACCGCGTTCCTCAAGGACAACAACAAGGAGAGCGCACAGCAAGATGGTGGCGATTCACTGTGCGGCAGCGTCGCCCACGGCTCGCAGCGCGTGCACATCGAGGCCGGCAAGGGCCGCCGCATGGTCGCGCACGCCGACGGCCCAGGTCCCGTCGTTGTCGGCCCGCCGGCTTCCgacgcggcgccgccgtcggcccACGAGGTGTCGCAGCTCGGGTGGGGCCACTGGTACACGCTCCGGGAGCTGGACGAGGCCACGGCCGGGTTCGCCCCGGAGCGCGTCGTCGGCGAGGGCGGCTACGGCATCGTCTACCAGGGCGTCTTCGCCGACGGACACCAGGTCGCCGTCAAGAATCTCCTCAACGACAC GGGGCAGGCCGAGAGGGAGTTCACGGTGGAAGTGGAGGCCATCGGCCGCGTCCGCCACAAGAACCTCGTCCGGTTGCTCGGCTACTGCAACGAGGGAGCGCACCG GATACTTGTGTACGAGTATGTCGACAATGGCAACCTGGAGCAGTGGCTCCACGGCGACGTCGGGCCTCTCAGCCCGCTTTCTTGGGACACCCGGATGAACATCGTGCTTGGGACAGCCAAAGG GATCACATACTTGCACGACGGGCTGGAGCCCAAGGTGGTGCACAGGGACATCAAGTCCAGCAACATACTGCTCGACAAGCGGTGGAACCCCAAGGTCTCCGATTTCGGCCTCGCCAAGCTCCTCGGCTCCGACAGCAACTACGTCACCACCAGGGTCATGGGAACGTTTGG TTACGTGGCGCCCGAATACGCGAGCACCGGCATGCTGAACGAGAGGagcgacgtgtacagcttcggaGTCCTCATAATGGAGATCATCTCAGGCCGAAGCCCGGTCGACTACGCGAGACCTCCCGGGGAG GTTAATCTTGTGGAGTGGCTCAAGAAGATGGTGAGCAACAGGGACTACGAAGCTGTTTTGGATCCCAAATTGCCGGAGAAGCCTTCCTCCAAGGCTCTGAAGAAGGCACTCTTGGTTGCGCTGAGATGCGTGGATCCGGACTCGCAGAAACGACCCAAGATGGGGCATGCCATCCATATGCTCGAAGTCGACGACTTCCCTTACCGAGAT GATCGTCGGACTCTGCGGCCGTGCCAAGGCAGTCCCCTGGAGAAAGCGAGAGTCCCCAGGAAGCCATTGACAGAATCAGGCCACAGCAGTTGCTACGAGGGCAACAGCAGCACCGCTGCCACCACGCCGTCGAGGTTCCGGGAGAGCTAA